A genomic region of Tamandua tetradactyla isolate mTamTet1 chromosome 2, mTamTet1.pri, whole genome shotgun sequence contains the following coding sequences:
- the LBR gene encoding delta(14)-sterol reductase LBR, with product MPSRKFANGEVVRGRWPGSSLYYEVEILSHDSNSQLYTVKYKDGTELELKENDIKPLTSFRQRKSGSSSSSPSRRRGSRSRSRSGSPGRPPKTSRRSASASHQADIKEARKEILEVKLTPLVLKSFGNSISRYNGEPERIERNDTPHKNVQEELQFPQESSYMSTQHSLRPRREEIKFKEIDSKEEKIITKGPASLRTFEVTATQTKNLEFGGVPGTFLIMLGLPVFLFLLLLMCKQRDPSLLNFPPPLPALYDLWETRILGIYFLWFFLQALFYLLPIGKVVEGTPLVNGRRLKYRLNGFYAFILTSALIGASVFWGIELYYVYSHFLQFALAAVVFSLVLSIYLYARSLKVPRDELSPASSGNAIYDFFIGRELNPRIGTFDLKYFCELRPGLIGWVLINLVMLLAEMKLQSRNAPSLAMVLVNSFQLLYVVDALWNEEALLTTMDIIHDGFGFMLAFGDLVWVPFIYSFQAFYLVSHPNDLSWPVASLIIALKLFGYVIFRCANSQKNAFRKNPTDPKLAHLKTIHTSTGKNLLVSGWWGFVRHPNYLGDLIMALAWSLPCGFNHILPYFYVIYFTTLLVHREARDEHHCKKKYGLAWEKYCQRVPYRIFPYVY from the exons ATGCCAAGTAGGAAATTTGCCAATGGTGAAGTGGTGAGAGGTCGATGGCCTGGAAGTTCACTTTATTATGAGGTAGAAATTCTGAGCCATGACAGCAACTCCCAGCTTTACACTGTGAAATACAAAGATGGAACCGAACTTGAACTGAAGGAGAATGATATCAAG CCTTTAACTTCCTTTAGGCAAAGAAAAAGTGGCTCTTCTTCAAGTTCTCCCTCCAGACGCCGAGGGAGTCGGTCACGGTCACGCTCCGGATCCCCTGGTCGGCCACCCAAAACTTCCCGCCGATCTGCCTCTGCTTCCCACCAGGCGGACAttaaggaagcaaggaaggaaatattGGAAGTTAAATTGACTCCACTAGTTTTG AAGTCCTTTGGAAATAGCATCAGCAGATACAATGGGGAGCCTGAGCGCATAGAGAGGAACGACACACCCCACAAAAATGTGCAG gaagaaCTACAGTTTCCACAAGAAAGTAGTTATATGTCAACACAGCATAGCCTTCGTCCAAGAAGAGAAGAGATCAAATTTAAAGAGATAGATTCTAAGGAAGAAAAAATCATTACAAAAGGACCTGCATCACTGAGAACCTTTGAAGTGACAGCCACTCAGACGAAGAATTTAGAGTTTGGAGGAGTACCTG GTACATTTCTCATCATGCTCGGCCTGCCTGTTTTCCTCTTCCTGTTGCTGTTGATGTGTAAACAGAGAGACCCCAGTCTTCTGAATTTTCCTCCTCCTTTGCCAGCTTTATATGATTTATGGGAAACCAGAATATTGGGAATCTATTTTCTCTGGTTTTTTCTTCAAGCTCTGTTCTACTTACTGCCAATTGGAAAG gttgTAGAAGGAACGCCTCTTGTTAATGGAAGACGACTCAAGTATAGATTAAAtg gattctaTGCTTTTATCCTGACATCTGCACTCATTGGAGCATCTGTCTTCTGGGGCATAGAGCTTTATTATGTGTACAGTCATTTCCTTCAGTTTGCACTTGCAGCTGTTGTTTTCTCTTTAGTCCTGAGCATTTACCTCTATGCACGGTCTTTGAAAGTTCCCAGGGATGAATTGTCGCCTGCCAGTTCTG GAAATGCCATCTATGATTTCTTCATTGGTCGAGAATTAAATCCACGAATTGGTACGTTTGATCTCAAATACTTTTGTGAATTGCGCCCTGGATTGATTGGGTGg gTGCTTATTAACTTGGTGATGCTTTTGGCTGAGATGAAACTACAGAGCCGCAATGCTCCATCCTTAGCAATGGTTTTGGTTAACAGCTTCCAGCTATTATATGTGGTGGATGCTCTTTGGAATGAG GAAGCATTATTGACCACCATGGACATTATCCACGATGGATTTGGATTTATGCTGGCTTTTGGAGATCTAGTGTGGGTTCCATTTATCTACAGCTTCCAAGCCTTTTATTTAGTCAGTCATCCAAATGACTTGTCTTGGCCAGTTGCTTCTCTGATTATTGCTCTGAAAC TTTTTGGATATGTTATCTTCCGATGTGCGAATTCTCAGAAAAATGCATTCCGGAAAAATCCTACTGACCCAAAGCTTGCCC atttaaaaaccATTCATACTTCAACGGGAAAAAACCTTCTAGTTTCTGGATGGTGGGGCTTTGTCCGCCACCCTAATTACTTGGGTGACCTCATTATGGCCCTGGCTTGGTCCCTCCCATGCG GTTTTAATCACATTCTGCCTTATTTCTATGTGATTTATTTCACCACGTTGCTTGTCCACCGAGAAGCTCGTGATGAGCACCATTGTAAGAAGAAGTACGGCCTGGCTTGGGAAAAGTACTGTCAGCGTGTGCCATACCGCATATTTCCATATGTTTACTAG